The Streptomyces uncialis genomic interval TCGAGCACACCGAGGACACCCTGCTGCCGCTCACCCCCGGCCTGCACCGCCGGGGCTTCGCCACCGCGGTGCTCCGCTTCGGCGCGGCCCGGGTCGCCGTACTGAGCTGCCATCTCTCGCTCCAGAAGGCCGAGCGGCATATCCAGTCCGGGCTGCTGCTGGAGCGCCTCGCGGAGCTCGGCGCCCCGCACGCCGTCGCGGGCGGCGACATCAACGAACGCCCCGACGGCCCGGCCTTCCGCCGGCTCGCCGGGTCCCTCCAGGACGGCTGGGCCACCAAGCCCTGGGGCGCCGAGTACACCTCGCCCGCCGACCGGCCGCGCCAGCGGATCGACGCGGTGTTCGCGACCCCCGGGATCGAGGTCCTGAGCTGCGGGGTCCCCACCGGACTCCCCGGGATCACCGACGCGGACCTGAGGGCGGCCACCGACCATCTGCCGGTCCTGGCCACCCTCCGCGTCCCTGTGTCCGGCACCCCGTAGGGCGCCGCGCGGAGATCACACCACCGCGCCGCGCCCCGGGTCCTCCTCGTCCTCGTCGTCGGGCTTCATCCGGGCCACCAGCGTCGCGAAGCCGCCGAGGAAACCGCCGATGGTGGCCAGCGACAGCCACCAGGTCATCTCCCAGCCCAGCAGCACCGCCAGCAACAGCAGCAGCGGGCCGCCGATCAGCCCGAGCCACGCGAACTTCGCCGTCGCGTCGGCGTCGGGCAGCGGCGGCGGCTCCGGGGGGACGAAGTGCCCCTCGTCGCCCGCCTCGAAGTCGTCGTCCGAGGGCTCCGCCAGACTGTGGTCCCGGGGCCCGCCGACCCCCGGGGCGAACGTCACGGAGCCCCCGAGCGGGGTGCCGGGACCGCCCGCCGCAGAGTCGTCGCCCTTCCCGGACGCCTCGTCGCCGCCGGTCTGCGTACCGCCGCTCTCCGTGCTGTTGGTCTCCGCCTCCAGGAGCGCCAGGTCCTCCACCGACTTGAAGGGCTTCGCCCCGGGCGGGTCCGGCGGCTCCTCCCCGTACCCCGCCACGATCGCCTCCCAGGCGGCCGACTGCGCCGCCTCGTCCAGCGGCGCGGCCTCATCCGGCCCCTGCTCCCCGGCCGCCGCGCGGTCCTCGGGCTCGCGGCCGTCCTCGCGGTCCGCGTCGTGCTCAGCCACCGGTGGCCGTCCCTTCCTTGCCGACACTGGGTGCGAGCCGGCCGATGAACGCGAGGCTCTCCTCGAAGATCCGGTCCGCGTCGTGGTCCAACGTCGCGACGTGGTAGCTCTGTTCCAGCAGGATCTCGGTGACATCCGTGGACGACACCCGGCCCAGCACCCGCGCCGAGTCCGACGGCGGCACCACATGGTCCTCCGGGCTGTGCAGCAGCACCAGCGGCTGGGTCACCTGCGGCAGGTCCGCGTCCACGACCTTGAACAGATGCCCCAGCGAGTACGCCGCGCGCAGCGGCACCCGCTCGTACCCGACCTCGAACGCGCCCTCCTTCGCGATGTCCCCCACCAGCCCCTTCGTCGTCCGGACCAG includes:
- a CDS encoding endonuclease/exonuclease/phosphatase family protein, coding for MSSNSVAEPDGSAVIRVLSYNVRSMRDDTGALARVIRACAPDIVLIQEAPRFFRWRKKLARLAAASGLYTLSGGATAAGPALLCSLRATVEHTEDTLLPLTPGLHRRGFATAVLRFGAARVAVLSCHLSLQKAERHIQSGLLLERLAELGAPHAVAGGDINERPDGPAFRRLAGSLQDGWATKPWGAEYTSPADRPRQRIDAVFATPGIEVLSCGVPTGLPGITDADLRAATDHLPVLATLRVPVSGTP